A genomic window from Lutra lutra chromosome 17, mLutLut1.2, whole genome shotgun sequence includes:
- the SYNE4 gene encoding nesprin-4 isoform X1 yields the protein MALPPPLGPRPLSEPLNHPPGAPRELDIAGFTLCPASEERLRPDQAQELGQDSLDPPQHLQGGLGGTELTAGPLRLPTPTSSEDAAGGKHCEHLSSGQEVLEAEQDSLALCLLGLGLRLRDLERGLGPWASAQSRMGQLQALQADLRGAAERIDALLVFGEGLAQRSEPQARASLEQVLRALRAHRGSIFRRLWWLQAQLVSSSLVWPTLAAPAPGTESTPPITLSSDQVFEEVSPLDQDLEVEGDLDGPGPGEVWGPWAPSSYPTPAELEWDPAGDVGGLRPLWQKTAWTPGAPCELCGHRGPQGRGQGLEFSQGPHTSVSPQDMLMSGFSHWKHLAGQRRRSLLWKSQDKKRASPNLQGVMLEVDPGAPPPASGHSLIFLLLLLFFLLVGATLLLPPSGGSCCSSARLAGTPYLVLSYVNGPPPI from the exons ACCAGACCAGGCCCAGGAACTGGGGCAAGACTCCTTGGACCCTCCCCAACACCTCCAGGGTGGGTTGGGGGGCACTGAGCTTACTGCTGGTCCCCTCAGATTGCCAACACCCACTTCCAGTGAGGATGCAGCAGGGGGCAAACACTGTGAG CACCTCAGCTCTGGCCAGGAGGTATTGGAGGCTGAGCAGGACAGCCTAGCTCTATGCCTATTGGGGCTGGGCCTGCGGCTGCGGGACCTAGAGCGAGGCCTGGGGCCCTGGGCATCAGCCCAGAGCAGGATGGGCCAGCTGCAG GCCCTCCAGGCAGACCTGCGTGGGGCAGCTGAGCGCATAGATGCCCTCCTGGTGTTTGGTGAGGGGCTGGCACAGCGGAGTGAACCTCAGGCCCGGGCATCCCTGGAGCAGGTCCTGAGAGCCCTCAGAGCCCACCGAGGCAGCATCTTTCGGCGACTGTGGTGGCTGCAGGCCCAGCTGGTCAGCTCTAGCCTGGTATGGCCCACCCtggcagcccctgccccaggtACCGAGTCCACACCCCCCATAACTCTGTCTTCTGACCAGGTATTTGAGGAGGTCAGCCCACTGGATCAGGACTTGGAAGTCGAGGGGGACTTGGATGGGCCAGGACCTGGTGAGGTCTGGGGGCCCTGGGCACCCAGTAGCTACCCCACTCCCGCAGAGTTGGAGTGGGACCCGGCAGGGGATGTTGGAGGCCTCAGGCCCTTGTGGCAAAAGACAGCCTGGACACCAGGAGCTCCCTGTGAGCTGTGTGGTCACAGAGGCCCCCAGGGCAGGGGACAAGGCCTTGAG TTCTCCCAAGGACCCcacacctcagtttccccacaagACATGCTCATGTCGGGTTTCAGCCACTGGAAACATTTGGCAGGTCAACGAAGACGTTCCCTGCTCTGGAAGTCTCAG GACAAGAAGCGAGCATCTCCCAATCTCCAGGGCGTGATGTTGGAGGTAGACCCTGG AGCCCCTCCTCCTGCATCCGGGCACTCGCtgatcttcctcctcctcctcctcttctttctcctggtGGGTGCCACGTTGCTCCTGCCACCTTCAGGGGGGTCCTGCTGCTCTTCTGCCCGACTGGCCGGGACACCTTACCTGGTGCTCAGTTATGTCAATGGTCCTCCTCCAATCTGA
- the SYNE4 gene encoding nesprin-4 isoform X2: MALPPPLGPRPLSEPLNHPPGAPRELDIAGFTLCPASEERLRPDQAQELGQDSLDPPQHLQGGLGGTELTAGPLRLPTPTSSEDAAGGKHCEHLSSGQEVLEAEQDSLALCLLGLGLRLRDLERGLGPWASAQSRMGQLQALQADLRGAAERIDALLVFGEGLAQRSEPQARASLEQVLRALRAHRGSIFRRLWWLQAQLVSSSLVWPTLAAPAPGTESTPPITLSSDQVFEEVSPLDQDLEVEGDLDGPGPGEVWGPWAPSSYPTPAELEWDPAGDVGGLRPLWQKTAWTPGAPCELCGHRGPQGRGQGLEFSQGPHTSVSPQDMLMSGFSHWKHLAGQRRRSLLWKSQSPSSCIRALADLPPPPPLLSPGGCHVAPATFRGVLLLFCPTGRDTLPGAQLCQWSSSNLST, translated from the exons ACCAGACCAGGCCCAGGAACTGGGGCAAGACTCCTTGGACCCTCCCCAACACCTCCAGGGTGGGTTGGGGGGCACTGAGCTTACTGCTGGTCCCCTCAGATTGCCAACACCCACTTCCAGTGAGGATGCAGCAGGGGGCAAACACTGTGAG CACCTCAGCTCTGGCCAGGAGGTATTGGAGGCTGAGCAGGACAGCCTAGCTCTATGCCTATTGGGGCTGGGCCTGCGGCTGCGGGACCTAGAGCGAGGCCTGGGGCCCTGGGCATCAGCCCAGAGCAGGATGGGCCAGCTGCAG GCCCTCCAGGCAGACCTGCGTGGGGCAGCTGAGCGCATAGATGCCCTCCTGGTGTTTGGTGAGGGGCTGGCACAGCGGAGTGAACCTCAGGCCCGGGCATCCCTGGAGCAGGTCCTGAGAGCCCTCAGAGCCCACCGAGGCAGCATCTTTCGGCGACTGTGGTGGCTGCAGGCCCAGCTGGTCAGCTCTAGCCTGGTATGGCCCACCCtggcagcccctgccccaggtACCGAGTCCACACCCCCCATAACTCTGTCTTCTGACCAGGTATTTGAGGAGGTCAGCCCACTGGATCAGGACTTGGAAGTCGAGGGGGACTTGGATGGGCCAGGACCTGGTGAGGTCTGGGGGCCCTGGGCACCCAGTAGCTACCCCACTCCCGCAGAGTTGGAGTGGGACCCGGCAGGGGATGTTGGAGGCCTCAGGCCCTTGTGGCAAAAGACAGCCTGGACACCAGGAGCTCCCTGTGAGCTGTGTGGTCACAGAGGCCCCCAGGGCAGGGGACAAGGCCTTGAG TTCTCCCAAGGACCCcacacctcagtttccccacaagACATGCTCATGTCGGGTTTCAGCCACTGGAAACATTTGGCAGGTCAACGAAGACGTTCCCTGCTCTGGAAGTCTCAG AGCCCCTCCTCCTGCATCCGGGCACTCGCtgatcttcctcctcctcctcctcttctttctcctggtGGGTGCCACGTTGCTCCTGCCACCTTCAGGGGGGTCCTGCTGCTCTTCTGCCCGACTGGCCGGGACACCTTACCTGGTGCTCAGTTATGTCAATGGTCCTCCTCCAATCTGAGTACATAG